A stretch of Neochlamydia sp. AcF84 DNA encodes these proteins:
- a CDS encoding transcriptional regulator, with protein sequence MARSKKYQEFLLQHLKDHDEAVAYLNAALAKSLKGDEESQHLFLMALRNVVEAQGGVGALAKKAHVGRESLYKTLSEAGNPKWHTLVSLCVAMGLNLRLS encoded by the coding sequence ATGGCAAGAAGTAAAAAATATCAAGAATTTCTGCTCCAGCACTTAAAAGATCACGATGAAGCTGTTGCATACCTAAATGCTGCACTAGCAAAAAGTCTTAAAGGTGATGAGGAATCCCAACATCTTTTCTTAATGGCTTTACGGAACGTCGTAGAAGCTCAAGGCGGCGTTGGCGCATTGGCTAAAAAAGCTCATGTAGGTCGTGAAAGCCTCTACAAAACCCTTTCAGAAGCCGGTAATCCTAAATGGCACACGCTTGTCTCATTATGTGTAGCAATGGGATTGAACTTGAGATTAAGTTAG